The Metarhizium brunneum chromosome 5, complete sequence sequence ATGCCACTTCCCCGGAACCCCGGACCCCAAGACCTACCGTGGGTGCTGTGGCCATGAAATTTGTTACCCGCCTTTCACCCGGCGGTCACAAGCCTCTTCCCGGCTTTCTCCTTCTTAGCCGAATTGACAATGTCGCGGCCCTGATTGGCCGCCGGATACTTTACGGTCCAGCGTCCCAGTAGCCGAGGATGGCTACTAGTACTTTCGACTCCCAATTTCATGGGCGAACACACACCAACATTCTACGTCTCTGTCCAGCTCCAACGGCGCGATACGAGCGGCGGAAATCCGGAATCGTTGGTGCCAATTGAACAAGTCCGTCCCAATTTCAGCAGCGGTTGTCGCTTCAACTCTCTTCTCTGCTCTCTGCTCTCTTCTCTCGTCGCTCGCCGACTTGCCTTTTCCACGTCGCGAAAATGGCTGCTCTCCGCTCTACTTCTTCCCGAATCCTTGGCTCGTCCATCAGGACAGCCATGCGCCCTGGCGCTGTCTTCACACGCTCAATGGCATCTGTCAGCGAGGCCCCTCATGAGAAGGCTCCGAACATGAAGACATTCCAGATCTACCGATGGAATCCCGACACCCCTACCGAAAAGCCTCGAATGCAGTCCTATACCATTGACTTGAACAAGACTGGACCCATGATCCTGGACGCCCTCGTCCGTATCAAGAACGAGCTCGACCCTACTTTGACCTTCCGAAGAAGTTGCCGTGAGGGGATCTGCGGTAGCTGTGCCATGAACATTAACGGCCAGAACACCTTGGCCTGCTTGTGTATGTATTGCCACATCATGTGCTGCACTCATAATATCCCAGACTTGTCTCAGCTTGTGCAGGAGGCAGACATAATGAAGCTGACCACCATTGTACAGGCCGAATTCCCGCCGAGAGCTCTAGCGACGTCAAGCTGTATCCACTGCCTCACACCTacgtcgtcaaggacctCGTCCCCGATTTGACCTACTTCTACAAGCAGTACAAGTCTATCAAGCCTTATCTGCAGCGCGACACTCCTGCTCCTGACGTAGGTTGAATTTCTCGGCAGCCGTGGGGGAAAAGAATTGGTTTGGCTAACGATTTCCCAGGGCAAGGAATACCGCCAGAGCAAGGAGGACCGAAAGAAGCTGGACGGTCTGTACGAATGCATTCTCTGTGCCTGCTGCTCAACATCCTGCCCTTCATACTGGTGGAACTCAGAGGAATATCTCGGACCTGCTATTCTGCTCCAATCTTACCGATGGCTGGCCGACTCCCGCGACGAGCGCAGTGCCGAGCGTCGTGCCAACCTGGAGAACAACATGAGCCTGTACCGCTGCCACACCATCCTCAACTGCACCCGTG is a genomic window containing:
- the SDH2 gene encoding Succinate dehydrogenase [ubiquinone] iron-sulfur subunit; this translates as MAALRSTSSRILGSSIRTAMRPGAVFTRSMASVSEAPHEKAPNMKTFQIYRWNPDTPTEKPRMQSYTIDLNKTGPMILDALVRIKNELDPTLTFRRSCREGICGSCAMNINGQNTLACLCRIPAESSSDVKLYPLPHTYVVKDLVPDLTYFYKQYKSIKPYLQRDTPAPDGKEYRQSKEDRKKLDGLYECILCACCSTSCPSYWWNSEEYLGPAILLQSYRWLADSRDERSAERRANLENNMSLYRCHTILNCTRACPKGLNPGKAIAEIKKQMAFA